In Methanosarcina barkeri MS, a single window of DNA contains:
- a CDS encoding DedA family protein: protein MADQSYFIDIFLHLDAHLREITNEYGLLTYLLLFAIIFCETGLVIAPFLPGDSLIFATGALAASGSFNLFILLIVLCLAAIAGDNVNYHTGHFLGNRATNRENIRFIKKEQLDRTHLFFKKYGVKTIIMARFIPVIRTFAPFVAGIGTMPYLTFVSYDTIGGVLWVTSFLFGGYFFGNLLVVKDNLSFLIPGIILVSLLPGIIAYIQSKRDPKGT from the coding sequence ATGGCAGATCAAAGCTATTTTATCGATATATTCTTGCATCTGGATGCCCACTTAAGAGAAATAACAAACGAATACGGTTTATTAACGTATTTATTATTGTTCGCTATCATCTTTTGTGAGACAGGTCTGGTGATAGCTCCTTTCTTACCAGGTGATTCTCTCATATTTGCAACCGGAGCTCTGGCTGCCAGTGGCTCGTTTAATTTATTTATTCTACTTATTGTGCTATGTCTTGCAGCTATTGCAGGAGATAATGTCAATTATCACACAGGTCATTTCTTAGGAAATCGAGCAACAAATCGTGAAAATATACGGTTTATTAAAAAGGAGCAGCTTGACCGTACACACTTATTCTTTAAAAAGTATGGGGTAAAAACGATAATTATGGCCCGTTTTATCCCTGTTATCCGTACATTTGCACCGTTTGTAGCAGGGATTGGAACAATGCCTTATTTGACATTCGTTAGCTATGATACCATCGGGGGAGTTTTATGGGTAACTTCATTCCTTTTTGGAGGATACTTTTTTGGGAACTTGCTAGTTGTAAAGGATAACTTAAGCTTTTTAATACCTGGAATAATTCTTGTTTCGTTACTTCCAGGCATTATTGCGTATATTCAGAGCAAACGTGACCCAAAAGGCACATGA
- a CDS encoding cation-translocating P-type ATPase, producing METTFDLENITGLSEEEAAAILKNEGYNELPSQKKQSLFSIFLNVLKEPMLLLLLIAGTIYLFLGEVRDAFILLVFVFVVVGITFNQEIKTERALEALKNLSSPRALVIRGGEQKRIPGREVVKGDIIILREGDRIPADGVVLSSTNLLVDESLLTGESLAVRKCESTGLTHSLKPEQLGGDDLPFVYSGTLVIQGHGVAQVSETGIHTEMGKIGKALGTIAEEDSLLKKETAQIIKTFAIFGGILCAVVVIVYGLTRGDWLHGLLAGLSLSMALLPEEFSVVLLIFLSMGVWRLSKRNVLVRRMPAIETLGASTVLCVDKTGTLTLNRMILNSLFSKGEYCELEKNKCLLEKFHELLEFGYLASQRDPFDPLEKEIKRNTEKFLSNTEHIHEEWKTVREYPLSKNLLALSNVWKSPDSGKYVIATKGAPEAIFDLCHLSEAEKEELSAHVQEMANRGLRLLGVAKASFQDDSLPEKQHDFEFEFIGLLGFVDPVRPSVAQSIKECYKAGIRVIMITGDYPGTAQHIARQIGLENPDKYITGPELANMDQQELSEKIKVTNIFARVVPEQKLTIVNALKQNGEVVAMTGDGVNDAPALKSAHIGIAMGERGTDVARESASIVLLNDDFFSIVAAVRIGRRIFDNLKKAIGYIFSVHMPIAGLALFPILFNLPLVLLPAHIAFLELIIDPACSTVFEAEPEEKNIMNRSPRNLQERMFGRKNLALSLVQGISMLAGVIAVFLYALHMGKGEADARTLTFATLVIANLTLIVANLSWSQSLIKTLSSENKALRYVLVGALSGLVLVLYVPALRSMFRFSLLHGDDLLIVCLVGTLSIAWLRLLKSQINNNI from the coding sequence ATGGAAACAACATTCGATCTGGAGAATATAACTGGGCTTTCAGAAGAAGAGGCCGCTGCGATACTTAAGAACGAAGGCTATAATGAGCTGCCGTCCCAGAAGAAACAGAGCCTTTTTTCTATCTTTCTGAATGTCCTTAAAGAACCGATGTTGCTTCTCCTTTTAATTGCAGGTACGATTTATCTATTTCTTGGGGAAGTTAGAGATGCTTTTATACTGCTAGTTTTCGTTTTCGTGGTTGTGGGTATAACATTTAATCAGGAAATAAAGACCGAAAGAGCCTTAGAGGCTTTAAAAAATCTTTCAAGCCCAAGAGCTCTTGTGATAAGAGGCGGGGAACAGAAAAGAATTCCAGGGAGAGAAGTCGTTAAGGGAGATATCATAATTTTGAGAGAAGGAGACCGCATCCCGGCAGATGGAGTTGTGCTCTCCAGTACAAATCTTCTGGTAGATGAATCCTTACTCACAGGCGAATCACTGGCTGTTAGAAAATGCGAATCTACTGGCTTAACTCACTCCTTGAAACCTGAGCAGCTCGGAGGAGACGATCTCCCATTTGTATATTCAGGAACCCTGGTAATTCAGGGTCATGGAGTAGCCCAGGTAAGCGAAACCGGAATACATACTGAAATGGGAAAAATCGGAAAAGCTCTGGGGACGATAGCCGAAGAAGATTCTCTACTCAAAAAAGAAACCGCACAAATTATAAAGACCTTTGCTATTTTTGGAGGAATACTCTGCGCAGTTGTAGTTATAGTCTATGGTTTGACCAGAGGAGATTGGCTGCACGGTCTGCTTGCGGGACTGAGTTTGAGCATGGCCCTCCTTCCCGAAGAGTTCTCAGTAGTTTTATTGATATTCCTGAGTATGGGAGTCTGGCGTTTGTCCAAAAGAAATGTGTTAGTACGACGGATGCCTGCAATTGAGACGCTCGGGGCTTCAACCGTACTTTGCGTGGATAAAACAGGGACTTTAACCTTAAACCGGATGATTTTGAACTCCTTATTTTCTAAAGGCGAGTATTGTGAACTCGAGAAAAATAAATGCCTGCTTGAGAAGTTCCATGAATTGCTTGAGTTTGGATACCTGGCAAGCCAGCGGGATCCTTTTGATCCTCTTGAGAAAGAGATAAAAAGAAACACTGAAAAATTTCTTTCTAATACCGAACATATCCACGAAGAGTGGAAAACTGTCAGGGAGTACCCTCTCTCAAAAAACCTGCTTGCACTTTCAAACGTATGGAAATCCCCAGATTCCGGAAAATACGTTATCGCTACAAAAGGCGCACCCGAAGCAATTTTTGACCTGTGCCATCTGAGTGAAGCCGAAAAAGAAGAGTTATCAGCTCATGTCCAGGAGATGGCAAACCGGGGTTTGAGGCTTCTGGGTGTGGCCAAAGCCAGTTTTCAGGATGACTCTTTGCCTGAAAAACAGCACGATTTTGAGTTCGAATTTATAGGACTGCTGGGATTTGTTGATCCTGTCCGGCCATCCGTCGCCCAATCAATAAAGGAGTGTTATAAAGCCGGAATAAGAGTCATTATGATTACCGGAGATTATCCAGGTACAGCTCAGCATATTGCCAGGCAGATAGGTCTAGAAAATCCAGATAAATATATTACCGGTCCTGAATTGGCAAATATGGATCAACAGGAACTTTCTGAGAAAATAAAAGTAACAAACATCTTTGCCAGGGTTGTGCCCGAACAAAAACTGACAATTGTAAATGCTTTAAAACAAAACGGGGAAGTTGTTGCAATGACAGGAGATGGGGTTAACGATGCTCCTGCTCTGAAATCGGCTCATATTGGAATTGCGATGGGGGAAAGGGGCACGGATGTAGCTCGTGAGTCTGCATCGATTGTTCTTCTGAACGATGATTTTTTTTCCATAGTTGCAGCCGTCAGGATTGGAAGGCGGATTTTCGATAATCTCAAGAAAGCAATAGGGTATATATTTTCAGTCCACATGCCTATTGCAGGACTCGCTCTGTTCCCTATATTATTTAATTTGCCTCTTGTCCTTTTGCCTGCACACATAGCATTTCTGGAATTGATAATTGACCCTGCCTGCTCAACAGTCTTTGAGGCTGAACCCGAAGAGAAAAATATAATGAACAGATCGCCTCGAAATTTGCAGGAAAGAATGTTCGGAAGAAAAAATCTGGCTCTCAGTCTGGTACAGGGAATAAGTATGCTTGCGGGAGTGATTGCTGTTTTCCTGTATGCCTTACATATGGGCAAGGGCGAAGCGGATGCACGCACACTTACCTTTGCGACACTTGTAATCGCAAACCTGACTTTAATTGTGGCAAATCTTTCCTGGTCCCAGAGCCTCATCAAAACGCTGTCTTCCGAGAACAAAGCCTTGAGATATGTGCTGGTCGGAGCACTTTCAGGTTTAGTTCTGGTTTTGTATGTGCCGGCTTTAAGAAGTATGTTTCGGTTCTCACTGCTGCACGGTGATGACTTGCTAATCGTATGTTTGGTGGGGACTCTAAGTATTGCGTGGCTCAGATTGCTCAAAAGCCAAATAAACAATAATATCTGA
- a CDS encoding amino acid permease — MYIATLCDCRYCLHKYTGNLSASAWPDSISILFGVGVIFLAYQGFGLITNAAEDIINPETNLLRAIYLSIALVVIIYASVSLAVVGNLSTFEIEKSKDYALAAAAKPFLGVLGFKVMAFAALISTSSAINASLYGEQT; from the coding sequence TTGTATATTGCTACTCTTTGCGACTGCAGGTATTGCTTACATAAATATACTGGAAATCTCTCGGCTTCTGCATGGCCAGACTCCATAAGTATTCTCTTTGGGGTTGGAGTTATATTTCTTGCATATCAGGGGTTTGGACTGATAACCAATGCTGCGGAAGACATTATAAATCCAGAAACCAATCTTCTAAGAGCAATTTATCTGAGTATTGCACTTGTCGTTATTATCTACGCATCAGTTAGCCTTGCAGTAGTTGGGAACCTCTCAACCTTTGAGATCGAAAAGTCAAAAGACTATGCACTTGCAGCTGCAGCAAAACCTTTTCTAGGAGTTCTGGGTTTCAAGGTTATGGCTTTCGCCGCTCTAATTTCAACTTCTTCTGCGATAAACGCTTCTCTTTACGGGGAGCAAACATAA